A single region of the Acanthopagrus latus isolate v.2019 chromosome 11, fAcaLat1.1, whole genome shotgun sequence genome encodes:
- the ror1 gene encoding inactive tyrosine-protein kinase transmembrane receptor ROR1 isoform X1, whose product MYPTRAAAAAGQRPWRCPGCALWIALLLHSVLDLSASGSEFPQDPSVLATTSWNTSSDGPFFIRLDRPMNNITTSLGHTAELTCHVAGNPPPTVRWLKNDAPVVQEPRRISYRSMPYGSRLRIRNLDTTDTGYFQCVATNTQGTVSTTGVLFVKFDPLPTPLPGGTTREPNGFCQPYRGIACARFIGNRSIYVHSLQMQGEIETQITAAFTMIGTSNHLSDRCSQFAIPSLCHFAFPTCDRSTGADKPRDLCKDECEILENDLCKTEYIIARSNPIILKRLKLPDCEDLPASDSLEAANCLRIGIPMAEPINKNHKCYNNSGADYRGTVSMTKSGHQCQPWNSQYPHSHTYLAIRYPELNGGHSYCRNPGNKHEAPWCFTLDEGVRMDLCDIPVCDYKDKSGGSNMEILYILVPSVAIPLAIALLFFFICVCRNNQKSSRPPAPRQPKPVRGQNVEMSMLTTAYKPKSKAKELPLSAVRFMEELGECPLGKIYKGHLYLPGMDQAQLVAIKTLKDISSGQHWSDFQQEVAVLTELQHPNVVCLLGVVTQEQPVCMLFEFLPQGDLHEFLIMRSPHSDVGCSSDEDGTVKSSLDHGDFLHMAIQVTAGMEYLASHFYIHKDLAARNILVGEQLHVKISDLGLSREIYSSDYYCLQPKTLLPIRWMPPEAISYGKFTTDSDIWSFGVVLWEIFSYGLQPYYGFSNQEVMEMVRKRQLLPCPEDCPPRFYGLMTECWQEGPARRPRFKDIHARLRAWEGMSSHASSSTPSGGGGNATTQTTSLSASPVSNLSNPRYAAAAAAAGYLYPAQAMPAPGQMAPITAWTPMAVSQTHQRFIPVNGYPIPPGYAAFPAHFTAPVPPTRVIQHHLPPPKSRSPSSASGSTSTGHVSGVPSTTGSNHDANTPLLSHCIMPGSGQGQVYGQKGVGPMDHASQTSALLANDSDVLMYNDKVITADL is encoded by the exons CTTGCCACGTGGCGGGCAACCCGCCGCCCACTGTGCGCTGGCTGAAGAACGACGCCCCGGTGGTGCAGGAGCCGCGGCGGATCTCGTACCGATCCATGCCCTACGGGTCACGCCTCCGCATCCGCAACCTGGACACTACTGACACGGGCTACTTCCAGTGTGTGGCCACCAACACCCAGGGCACCGTGTCCACGACGGGCGTGTTGTTCGTCAAGTTTG ATCCACTCCCTACACCTCTGCCAGGAGGGACAAC GAGGGAGCCTAACGGGTTCTGCCAGCCGTACAGAGGTATAGCCTGCGCCCGCTTCATCGGCAACCGCAGCATCTACGTCCACTCATTGCAGATGCAGGGCGAGATCGAAACCCAGATCACAG CGGCCTTCACCATGATCGGGACGTCCAACCATTTGTCCGACCGCTGCTCCCAGTTCGCCATCCCTTCTCTCTGCCACTTTGCCTTCCCGACGTGCGACCGCAGCACCGGGGCCGACAAACCCCGGGACCTGTGTAAGGACGAGTGTGAGATCCTGGAGAACGACTTGTGCAAGACCGAGTACATCATCGCCCGCTCCAACCCCATCATCCTGAAGAGACTGAAGCTGCCGGACTGCGAGGACCTGCCCGCCTCCGACAGCCTCGAGGCCGCCAACTGTCTGAGGATCGGCATCCCCATGGCCGAGCCCATAAACAAGA ATCACAAGTGTTACAACAACAGCGGGGCGGACTACAGAGGGACAGTCAGTATGACCAAGTCGGGCCATCAGTGTCAGCCATGGAACTCCCAGTATCCTCACAGCCACACCTACCTGGCCATCCGCTACCCGGAGCTGAACGGAGGACACTCGTACTGCCGCAACCCCGGGAACAAGCACGAGGCCCCCTGGTGCTTCACGCTGGACGAGGGGGTCCGCATGGACCTCTGTGACATACCCGTCTGTG ACTACAAAGACAAGTCTGGCGGCAGCAACATGGAGATCTTGTACATCCTGGTCCCCAGTGTGGCGATCCCGTTGGCCATCGccttgctcttcttcttcatttgcGTGTGCCGCAACAACCAGAAGTCCTCCAGGCCCCCGGCCCCCCGTCAGCCCAAACCCGTCCGAGGGCAGAACGTGGAGATGTCCATGCTCACGACTGCGTACAAGCCAAAG AGCAAGGCCAAAGAGCTTCCGCTGTCGGCTGTGCGTTTCATGGAGGAGCTCGGAGAGTGCCCTTTGGGGAAGATCTACAAGGGTCACCTGTATCTGCCGGGCATGGACCAGGCGCAGCTTGTGGCCATAAAGACCCTGAAGGATATCTCCAGTGGCCAGCACTGGAGCGACTTCCAGCAG GAGGTCGCAGtgctcacagagctgcagcacccAAACGTGGTGTGCCTGCTGGGTGTGGTGACGCAGGAGCAGCCCGTCTGCATGCTGTTTGAGTTTCTGCCCCAAGGCGACCTCCACGAGTTCCTCATCATGCGTTCACCACACTCTGACGTGGGCTGCAGCAGCGATGAGGATGGCACGGTGAAATCCAGCCTGGATCATGGAGACTTCCTGCATATGGCCATACAG GTGACTGCTGGGATGGAGTACTTGGCCAGCCACTTTTACATCCACAAAGACCTCGCTGCTCGGAACATTCTTGTCGGCGAGCAGCTCCACGTCAAGATCTCCGACCTGGGTCTCTCCAGAGAGATCTACTCGTCGGACTACTACTGCCTCCAGCCCAAAACCCTGCTGCCAATCCGCTGGATGCCCCCCGAGGCCATCTCTTACGGCAAGTTCACCACGGACTCGGACATCTGGTCGTTTGGAGTCGTGCTGTGGGAGATCTTCAGCTACGGCCTGCAGCCCTACTATGGCTTCTCCAACCAGGAAGTGATGGAGATGGTGAGAAAGAGGCAGCTGCTGCCCTGCCCCGAGGACTGCCCACCAAG GTTTTATGGTTTGATGACTGAATGCTGGCAGGAGGGACCAGCACGTCGACCGCGGTTCAAGGACATCCACGCCCGCCTGCGAGCCTGGGAGGGGATGTCGTCCCACGCCAGCTCCAGCACGCCCTCTGGTGGCGGAGGCAACGCCACCACCCAGACCACCTCGCTCAGCGCCAGCCCTGTGAGCAACCTCAGCAACCCGCGCTACGCCGCTGCCGCCGCAGCTGCCGGGTACCTCTACCCAGCCCAGGCTATGCCCGCCCCAGGTCAGATGGCTCCCATCACAGCCTGGACACCCATGGCTGTGTCCCAAACCCACCAGCGCTTCATCCCCGTCAACGGATACCCCATCCCGCCAGGGTACGCGGCTTTTCCGGCCCACTTCACTGCCCCCGTTCCTCCCACCAGGGTCATCCAGCACCACCTGCCCCCTCCTAAAAGCCGCTCACCCAGCAGCGCCAGCGGCTCCACCAGCACGGGTCACGTCAGCGGAGTGCCCTCCACCACGGGCTCCAACCATGACGCCAACACGCCACTGCTCTCCCACTGCATCATGCCGGGGAGCGGGCAGGGTCAGGTGTATGGACAAAAGGGGGTGGGACCGATGGACCACGCATCGCAAACATCAGCGCTGCTCGCTAACGATTCTGACGTACTGATGTATAACGACAAGGTCATCACCGCAGACCTGTAA
- the ror1 gene encoding inactive tyrosine-protein kinase transmembrane receptor ROR1 isoform X2 produces the protein MYPTRAAAAAGQRPWRCPGCALWIALLLHSVLDLSASGPFFIRLDRPMNNITTSLGHTAELTCHVAGNPPPTVRWLKNDAPVVQEPRRISYRSMPYGSRLRIRNLDTTDTGYFQCVATNTQGTVSTTGVLFVKFDPLPTPLPGGTTREPNGFCQPYRGIACARFIGNRSIYVHSLQMQGEIETQITAAFTMIGTSNHLSDRCSQFAIPSLCHFAFPTCDRSTGADKPRDLCKDECEILENDLCKTEYIIARSNPIILKRLKLPDCEDLPASDSLEAANCLRIGIPMAEPINKNHKCYNNSGADYRGTVSMTKSGHQCQPWNSQYPHSHTYLAIRYPELNGGHSYCRNPGNKHEAPWCFTLDEGVRMDLCDIPVCDYKDKSGGSNMEILYILVPSVAIPLAIALLFFFICVCRNNQKSSRPPAPRQPKPVRGQNVEMSMLTTAYKPKSKAKELPLSAVRFMEELGECPLGKIYKGHLYLPGMDQAQLVAIKTLKDISSGQHWSDFQQEVAVLTELQHPNVVCLLGVVTQEQPVCMLFEFLPQGDLHEFLIMRSPHSDVGCSSDEDGTVKSSLDHGDFLHMAIQVTAGMEYLASHFYIHKDLAARNILVGEQLHVKISDLGLSREIYSSDYYCLQPKTLLPIRWMPPEAISYGKFTTDSDIWSFGVVLWEIFSYGLQPYYGFSNQEVMEMVRKRQLLPCPEDCPPRFYGLMTECWQEGPARRPRFKDIHARLRAWEGMSSHASSSTPSGGGGNATTQTTSLSASPVSNLSNPRYAAAAAAAGYLYPAQAMPAPGQMAPITAWTPMAVSQTHQRFIPVNGYPIPPGYAAFPAHFTAPVPPTRVIQHHLPPPKSRSPSSASGSTSTGHVSGVPSTTGSNHDANTPLLSHCIMPGSGQGQVYGQKGVGPMDHASQTSALLANDSDVLMYNDKVITADL, from the exons CTTGCCACGTGGCGGGCAACCCGCCGCCCACTGTGCGCTGGCTGAAGAACGACGCCCCGGTGGTGCAGGAGCCGCGGCGGATCTCGTACCGATCCATGCCCTACGGGTCACGCCTCCGCATCCGCAACCTGGACACTACTGACACGGGCTACTTCCAGTGTGTGGCCACCAACACCCAGGGCACCGTGTCCACGACGGGCGTGTTGTTCGTCAAGTTTG ATCCACTCCCTACACCTCTGCCAGGAGGGACAAC GAGGGAGCCTAACGGGTTCTGCCAGCCGTACAGAGGTATAGCCTGCGCCCGCTTCATCGGCAACCGCAGCATCTACGTCCACTCATTGCAGATGCAGGGCGAGATCGAAACCCAGATCACAG CGGCCTTCACCATGATCGGGACGTCCAACCATTTGTCCGACCGCTGCTCCCAGTTCGCCATCCCTTCTCTCTGCCACTTTGCCTTCCCGACGTGCGACCGCAGCACCGGGGCCGACAAACCCCGGGACCTGTGTAAGGACGAGTGTGAGATCCTGGAGAACGACTTGTGCAAGACCGAGTACATCATCGCCCGCTCCAACCCCATCATCCTGAAGAGACTGAAGCTGCCGGACTGCGAGGACCTGCCCGCCTCCGACAGCCTCGAGGCCGCCAACTGTCTGAGGATCGGCATCCCCATGGCCGAGCCCATAAACAAGA ATCACAAGTGTTACAACAACAGCGGGGCGGACTACAGAGGGACAGTCAGTATGACCAAGTCGGGCCATCAGTGTCAGCCATGGAACTCCCAGTATCCTCACAGCCACACCTACCTGGCCATCCGCTACCCGGAGCTGAACGGAGGACACTCGTACTGCCGCAACCCCGGGAACAAGCACGAGGCCCCCTGGTGCTTCACGCTGGACGAGGGGGTCCGCATGGACCTCTGTGACATACCCGTCTGTG ACTACAAAGACAAGTCTGGCGGCAGCAACATGGAGATCTTGTACATCCTGGTCCCCAGTGTGGCGATCCCGTTGGCCATCGccttgctcttcttcttcatttgcGTGTGCCGCAACAACCAGAAGTCCTCCAGGCCCCCGGCCCCCCGTCAGCCCAAACCCGTCCGAGGGCAGAACGTGGAGATGTCCATGCTCACGACTGCGTACAAGCCAAAG AGCAAGGCCAAAGAGCTTCCGCTGTCGGCTGTGCGTTTCATGGAGGAGCTCGGAGAGTGCCCTTTGGGGAAGATCTACAAGGGTCACCTGTATCTGCCGGGCATGGACCAGGCGCAGCTTGTGGCCATAAAGACCCTGAAGGATATCTCCAGTGGCCAGCACTGGAGCGACTTCCAGCAG GAGGTCGCAGtgctcacagagctgcagcacccAAACGTGGTGTGCCTGCTGGGTGTGGTGACGCAGGAGCAGCCCGTCTGCATGCTGTTTGAGTTTCTGCCCCAAGGCGACCTCCACGAGTTCCTCATCATGCGTTCACCACACTCTGACGTGGGCTGCAGCAGCGATGAGGATGGCACGGTGAAATCCAGCCTGGATCATGGAGACTTCCTGCATATGGCCATACAG GTGACTGCTGGGATGGAGTACTTGGCCAGCCACTTTTACATCCACAAAGACCTCGCTGCTCGGAACATTCTTGTCGGCGAGCAGCTCCACGTCAAGATCTCCGACCTGGGTCTCTCCAGAGAGATCTACTCGTCGGACTACTACTGCCTCCAGCCCAAAACCCTGCTGCCAATCCGCTGGATGCCCCCCGAGGCCATCTCTTACGGCAAGTTCACCACGGACTCGGACATCTGGTCGTTTGGAGTCGTGCTGTGGGAGATCTTCAGCTACGGCCTGCAGCCCTACTATGGCTTCTCCAACCAGGAAGTGATGGAGATGGTGAGAAAGAGGCAGCTGCTGCCCTGCCCCGAGGACTGCCCACCAAG GTTTTATGGTTTGATGACTGAATGCTGGCAGGAGGGACCAGCACGTCGACCGCGGTTCAAGGACATCCACGCCCGCCTGCGAGCCTGGGAGGGGATGTCGTCCCACGCCAGCTCCAGCACGCCCTCTGGTGGCGGAGGCAACGCCACCACCCAGACCACCTCGCTCAGCGCCAGCCCTGTGAGCAACCTCAGCAACCCGCGCTACGCCGCTGCCGCCGCAGCTGCCGGGTACCTCTACCCAGCCCAGGCTATGCCCGCCCCAGGTCAGATGGCTCCCATCACAGCCTGGACACCCATGGCTGTGTCCCAAACCCACCAGCGCTTCATCCCCGTCAACGGATACCCCATCCCGCCAGGGTACGCGGCTTTTCCGGCCCACTTCACTGCCCCCGTTCCTCCCACCAGGGTCATCCAGCACCACCTGCCCCCTCCTAAAAGCCGCTCACCCAGCAGCGCCAGCGGCTCCACCAGCACGGGTCACGTCAGCGGAGTGCCCTCCACCACGGGCTCCAACCATGACGCCAACACGCCACTGCTCTCCCACTGCATCATGCCGGGGAGCGGGCAGGGTCAGGTGTATGGACAAAAGGGGGTGGGACCGATGGACCACGCATCGCAAACATCAGCGCTGCTCGCTAACGATTCTGACGTACTGATGTATAACGACAAGGTCATCACCGCAGACCTGTAA